In Flavobacterium endoglycinae, one DNA window encodes the following:
- a CDS encoding zinc-dependent metalloprotease: MKKLIILLIMLSAGQHGFSQNSEKKADSTSTLPKGVQAYNKVITDKAKSKSGLFTVSQVDAKYYFQIPDSLFNRYLLVVTRYLSTPEGFGRFGGEKANEQTVYFEKGVNNTVYLRSLQYKQDVRSADSMLAKALAGSNENPIVAAFPIKTTHPDTGNVVIEVTDAFKKENPVFSIGSTEKTEKKLTSLADDKSFIENADTYPINIEIKTTKTYTSSIASSGTITLRLNTSIVLLPKIPMRKRFFDERVGYFANKYVLFDDDEQRAQTKYIIQRYRLEPKDKDIKKYLNGELVEPKKQIVYYIDPATPKKWRPYLIAGINDWQKAFEAAGFKNAIVGKEWPEDDKTMSLEDARYSVVRYYASETPNAYGPRVSDPRSGEIIESHVGWYHNVMKLVQRWYMIQAGPLDPRARKMHLDDELMGQLIRFVSSHEIGHTIGLRHNMGASSATPVEKLRDKKWVEANGHTVSIMDYARFNYVAQPEDNISPQGIYPRIGMYDKWAVKWGYGYFPKAKDEFEEETLLTKMTTDSLAVNPKLWFGGEGKDEDPRSQTEDLGDDAVLASDYGIKNLKRVVPNLIEWTYQPNDAYDNLADMHKAVVRQYTTYLYHVLKYVGNNYVTKRTVDEKGIVYQPVPKAKVKAAIEYIGRQLFVAPLWMYPQEIDQLIALKREDQILDQQNQVLNMLLSSGILYNISLKSMQFEGAYTVPEFLNDLQQTVWVKFSVNEKQDFYRRSLQRSYIEKMNLLLLPKETEPGKALNTAQRSDIRLYGRQHILKLKADITKLMSTTTGLNKEHYESILIEIEKIIIKLDKPTT; encoded by the coding sequence ATGAAGAAACTAATTATTTTACTAATCATGCTGTCTGCCGGACAGCATGGTTTTTCTCAAAACTCCGAAAAAAAAGCCGACAGTACCAGCACACTGCCAAAAGGCGTGCAGGCGTATAACAAAGTAATTACTGATAAAGCCAAAAGCAAATCAGGGCTATTTACAGTTAGCCAGGTAGATGCGAAATATTACTTTCAGATTCCAGACAGCTTGTTTAATAGATACCTGCTTGTAGTAACACGTTATCTTTCAACACCCGAAGGATTTGGACGTTTTGGAGGTGAAAAAGCCAATGAGCAGACCGTTTATTTTGAAAAAGGGGTAAATAATACCGTTTATTTACGATCCTTGCAATACAAGCAAGATGTTCGTTCAGCCGATTCGATGCTGGCAAAAGCATTAGCAGGAAGTAATGAAAACCCAATTGTTGCTGCTTTTCCAATCAAAACAACGCATCCAGATACTGGAAATGTGGTGATTGAAGTAACAGATGCTTTTAAAAAAGAAAATCCGGTTTTTTCTATTGGAAGTACCGAAAAAACAGAAAAAAAATTGACCTCTCTTGCTGACGATAAATCTTTTATTGAAAATGCAGATACATATCCAATTAATATCGAAATAAAAACCACGAAAACTTATACAAGTTCTATAGCAAGCAGCGGTACTATAACATTAAGATTAAATACTTCAATAGTTCTGCTTCCAAAAATACCAATGCGTAAACGTTTTTTTGATGAAAGGGTAGGATATTTTGCTAACAAATATGTTTTGTTTGATGATGATGAACAGCGTGCTCAAACCAAATATATTATTCAGCGGTATCGTTTGGAACCCAAAGATAAAGACATTAAAAAATACCTTAATGGCGAATTGGTTGAACCCAAAAAACAAATTGTTTATTATATCGATCCGGCAACACCAAAAAAATGGAGGCCCTATTTAATTGCAGGAATAAATGATTGGCAGAAAGCTTTTGAAGCAGCCGGATTTAAAAACGCAATTGTAGGTAAAGAATGGCCGGAAGATGATAAAACCATGAGTTTAGAAGATGCTAGATATTCTGTTGTACGCTATTATGCTTCTGAAACCCCAAATGCCTACGGACCTCGTGTAAGTGACCCTCGAAGCGGAGAAATTATCGAAAGCCATGTAGGCTGGTATCATAATGTGATGAAATTAGTGCAGAGATGGTATATGATTCAGGCTGGTCCTTTAGATCCAAGAGCCAGAAAAATGCATTTAGATGATGAATTAATGGGACAATTAATCCGTTTTGTTTCCTCACACGAAATTGGACATACTATTGGTCTTCGTCATAATATGGGAGCGAGCAGTGCTACTCCAGTTGAAAAATTAAGAGATAAAAAATGGGTGGAAGCCAATGGGCACACAGTTTCGATAATGGACTATGCTCGTTTTAATTATGTTGCGCAGCCGGAAGATAATATTAGCCCGCAGGGAATTTATCCTAGAATTGGAATGTACGATAAATGGGCAGTGAAGTGGGGATATGGCTATTTTCCAAAGGCAAAAGATGAATTCGAAGAAGAAACTTTATTAACTAAAATGACAACTGACAGTCTAGCCGTTAATCCTAAATTGTGGTTTGGAGGCGAAGGCAAAGATGAAGATCCGCGAAGTCAGACAGAAGATCTTGGAGACGATGCAGTACTTGCCAGCGATTACGGAATTAAAAACCTAAAACGAGTAGTTCCTAATCTAATAGAATGGACATATCAGCCTAACGATGCTTATGATAATTTAGCAGATATGCATAAAGCTGTTGTAAGACAGTATACCACGTATTTATATCACGTATTAAAATATGTCGGAAATAATTATGTTACAAAAAGAACAGTTGATGAAAAGGGAATAGTCTATCAGCCCGTTCCAAAAGCAAAAGTAAAAGCAGCCATAGAGTATATTGGAAGACAATTATTTGTAGCGCCGCTTTGGATGTATCCGCAGGAAATTGACCAGCTTATTGCTTTAAAGAGAGAAGATCAAATATTAGATCAGCAGAATCAAGTTCTCAATATGCTTTTAAGTTCAGGAATACTTTACAATATCAGTTTAAAATCAATGCAGTTCGAGGGCGCTTATACTGTTCCAGAATTTTTAAACGATTTGCAGCAGACAGTCTGGGTAAAATTTAGCGTCAACGAAAAACAAGACTTTTACAGAAGAAGTTTACAGCGCAGTTATATCGAAAAAATGAATTTATTATTACTGCCAAAAGAAACCGAACCAGGAAAAGCATTAAATACCGCACAGCGAAGTGATATAAGATTATATGGAAGACAGCATATTTTAAAACTAAAAGCTGATATCACAAAGTTGATGAGTACCACAACAGGACTCAATAAAGAACATTATGAAAGCATCCTTATAGAAATAGAAAAAATCATTATCAAATTAGACAAACCTACAACATGA
- a CDS encoding RagB/SusD family nutrient uptake outer membrane protein: MKNIYITLLSFVMFAVTSCEDYTDVTPKGALVIETPEQFLELVSLPGRGYPITNFQYLSDDQWMKESNVIGRTSNIDIINFTFDENTDRVSLMTGSSFYNQAYAYINRWNTIISLVDNSKGDENIKRLAKAEAKIYRAYDHFLLVNTYAKAYDAQTAATDGGICIMDKFDLEAQPSKSTVAQVYDFIQKDIEEALPYLQEKPADVYHPSLAFAYAFKAKVHLFKREIASAKEAAEKSLSYRNQIFDMVAYNTQGGPASVSVPAADNIEVLSYMYMNGYNELNFGQLYIISPELRNLFGTNDARFNLFFNSTSATNLDQGSNTAYWGIQYTKFFYPTVGMKTTEVYLMLAECYARENKLNEAVDVLNTLRAKRILSGTVNLTVPATRKETMELVVNERRKELLFGFNRFFDLKRLNTETEYAKTITRVFPLVNQTVPQKTYTLQPNSRLYIIPFPLSALTKNPKLTLNTDEKVPF, translated from the coding sequence ATGAAAAACATATATATAACACTTTTGTCGTTTGTAATGTTTGCCGTAACATCGTGCGAAGATTATACAGATGTAACACCAAAAGGAGCTCTAGTAATCGAAACTCCAGAACAATTCCTAGAATTGGTATCACTACCGGGAAGAGGTTATCCTATTACTAACTTTCAGTATTTATCAGATGATCAGTGGATGAAAGAATCAAATGTAATTGGAAGAACATCAAACATCGATATCATTAATTTTACTTTTGATGAAAATACAGATCGAGTTTCTTTAATGACTGGTTCAAGTTTTTACAATCAAGCTTATGCATATATCAACCGATGGAATACAATTATTTCTTTAGTTGATAATAGTAAAGGAGATGAAAATATAAAACGATTAGCAAAAGCAGAAGCTAAAATTTACAGAGCCTACGATCACTTTTTGTTAGTGAATACCTATGCCAAAGCGTACGATGCGCAGACTGCAGCAACAGATGGCGGAATCTGTATCATGGATAAATTTGACCTCGAAGCGCAGCCTTCAAAATCTACAGTAGCACAGGTTTACGATTTTATACAAAAAGATATTGAAGAAGCTTTGCCATATCTTCAGGAAAAACCAGCAGATGTTTACCATCCGTCACTAGCATTTGCTTATGCTTTTAAAGCCAAAGTACATTTGTTCAAACGTGAAATTGCAAGTGCGAAGGAAGCCGCAGAAAAATCATTAAGTTACAGAAATCAAATATTTGATATGGTAGCCTATAATACACAAGGCGGACCAGCATCAGTTTCTGTTCCCGCAGCAGATAATATCGAAGTATTAAGTTATATGTATATGAATGGTTACAATGAACTGAATTTTGGACAATTGTATATCATCAGTCCAGAATTGCGAAATTTATTCGGAACCAATGATGCACGTTTTAATTTATTCTTCAACTCTACCAGTGCAACCAATTTAGATCAAGGATCGAATACAGCGTACTGGGGAATACAATACACCAAGTTTTTTTATCCAACAGTTGGTATGAAAACCACAGAAGTATATTTAATGCTGGCTGAATGTTATGCTAGAGAAAATAAACTTAATGAAGCTGTAGATGTTTTAAATACTTTGAGAGCAAAACGCATTTTGTCAGGAACTGTAAACTTAACGGTGCCAGCGACGAGAAAAGAAACCATGGAACTTGTAGTGAACGAGCGAAGAAAAGAACTGCTTTTTGGTTTTAATCGATTTTTTGATTTAAAAAGATTGAATACAGAAACCGAATATGCAAAAACAATTACAAGAGTATTTCCACTTGTAAACCAAACTGTTCCGCAGAAAACATACACATTACAACCCAATTCCAGATTATACATTATTCCGTTCCCCTTATCGGCACTTACCAAAAATCCAAAACTTACATTAAACACAGACGAAAAAGTTCCGTTTTAA
- a CDS encoding serine hydrolase domain-containing protein, whose product MQMIFLKKTNIPQILFSILVLSSCGKDKKTDTVNTPTVEDTLPKMKPLGPEKKISQAYKNSVAGRINHFYNKNWPNNTMNGSFLVARNGQIIFERYNGFANKNEGTKITPETPVQIASVSKVLTATAVLKLVNAGKIDLDQKVNTILKTFPYEDCTIRMLLSHRTGMRNYAYFTDHDKSVWDRHNQLTNKDILEILATKDIGLESKTGTRFSYCNTNYAMLALIIEKITGLSYKEAMSEMIFKPLGMTHTYVFDDDKDRKKIVPSYKGNGVEIGFDYLDNVYGDKNVFSTARDLLKFDRARQSPDFLKPELLKQVYTGYSNERKGTKNYGLGIRMINWETGQNYYFHNGWWHGNTSSYITLMKENVTIIALSNKMTRNTYAVRKLAPIFGDYPFNFKDEE is encoded by the coding sequence ATGCAAATGATTTTCCTTAAAAAAACAAATATACCACAAATACTTTTTTCTATACTAGTTTTAAGTTCATGTGGCAAAGACAAAAAAACAGATACAGTCAATACTCCAACAGTCGAAGATACTTTACCTAAAATGAAACCATTAGGTCCTGAAAAGAAAATTTCACAGGCCTATAAAAATTCGGTAGCTGGCAGAATAAATCACTTTTATAATAAAAACTGGCCAAACAATACAATGAATGGCAGTTTTTTAGTCGCTCGAAACGGACAAATTATTTTTGAACGTTATAATGGCTTTGCGAATAAAAATGAAGGTACTAAAATAACACCTGAAACACCTGTACAGATTGCTTCTGTAAGCAAGGTTTTAACGGCTACAGCAGTTTTGAAATTGGTAAATGCTGGTAAAATTGATCTAGATCAAAAAGTAAATACGATTTTAAAAACGTTTCCGTACGAAGACTGCACGATTAGAATGCTTTTAAGTCACCGTACTGGAATGCGTAATTATGCTTACTTTACAGATCATGATAAATCGGTTTGGGACAGACATAATCAATTAACCAATAAAGATATTTTAGAAATTCTGGCTACCAAAGATATTGGTCTGGAATCTAAAACCGGGACTCGTTTCAGCTATTGCAATACCAATTATGCGATGTTAGCACTTATTATTGAAAAAATTACAGGTCTAAGTTATAAAGAAGCTATGTCTGAAATGATTTTCAAACCATTGGGAATGACACACACCTATGTTTTTGATGATGATAAAGACAGAAAGAAAATTGTTCCTTCTTATAAAGGTAATGGCGTAGAAATTGGGTTTGATTATCTGGATAATGTTTACGGAGATAAAAACGTTTTTTCGACAGCAAGAGATCTTTTAAAATTTGACAGGGCTAGACAATCGCCAGATTTTTTAAAACCTGAGTTATTAAAACAAGTTTATACAGGTTACAGCAACGAGCGTAAAGGAACTAAGAATTATGGTTTAGGAATTCGAATGATTAATTGGGAAACTGGACAAAATTACTATTTCCACAATGGCTGGTGGCATGGCAATACCTCATCATACATTACTTTAATGAAGGAAAATGTTACGATAATAGCGTTGTCAAATAAAATGACGAGAAACACGTATGCTGTTCGTAAACTAGCTCCTATTTTTGGAGATTATCCTTTTAATTTCAAGGACGAAGAGTAA
- a CDS encoding DUF3347 domain-containing protein — protein MKKILIIAFIFLSTLTYAQLTSKEEVAQDLVAKREKEKKEITQSYLNLKNSLLVSDSLAVVKNAEALKNSLKNFKFKKLSLEQMSEATKTRKEIIELSSAVAATKNINKQRKIFESLSAKYWSQAAKFKPADATLHLQVCPMTGATWLSDSKEIKNPYYPKNMLTCGEVKASL, from the coding sequence ATGAAAAAAATATTAATTATTGCATTCATTTTCTTAAGTACTCTGACTTATGCGCAGTTAACATCAAAAGAAGAAGTTGCTCAGGATTTAGTAGCAAAACGAGAAAAAGAGAAAAAAGAAATCACACAAAGTTACTTGAATTTAAAAAACAGTCTTTTAGTTTCAGATAGTCTTGCCGTAGTTAAAAACGCAGAAGCATTGAAAAATTCACTAAAAAATTTCAAATTTAAAAAGCTGAGCCTAGAGCAAATGAGTGAAGCAACAAAAACAAGAAAAGAAATTATAGAATTATCAAGTGCTGTCGCAGCGACCAAAAACATCAATAAACAACGTAAAATTTTCGAATCGCTTTCTGCCAAATATTGGAGCCAAGCAGCAAAATTCAAACCAGCAGATGCTACCCTCCATTTACAGGTTTGTCCAATGACAGGCGCAACGTGGTTAAGTGATTCTAAAGAAATTAAAAATCCTTATTATCCAAAAAATATGCTGACTTGCGGAGAAGTAAAAGCAAGTTTATAA